The genomic window CATCTATGAAATATTCTTGGATAGTTCTCTGGAATCGCTCCACATAGCCGTTCTCTTGCGGTCTCTTTGGATGGGTGTAGAAATGGATAATACCCTTATTCCTGAGAAAATCTTCAAATTCTCCCACGAACTCGCTCCCGTTATCCGTTTGAACACACTTCACAGGGAAAGGGGATAACCAAATCTTGAGACAACATCTATACCGCTAATGAGAAACATCTTTACGCCATTGAGCAAAATCAAGATTGAGTCAATCTGGACTAAATCTCCGGGACATTTGGGGTAAAAATTGCCTCTTCTTAGTTTTTCTTGGGTTTTTAGGACTTCTTGAAAATTGTGCTTATTGAAACGCCAAAAGCTTCCTTTGCTGCTTCTACTCCATACTTATCGGAAAACTCCATTACTTCTAACCTAAACTTAACTTTATCTTCTCCTTTCAAATCTCTCCTCTTATCTATATATTCCAATATCTTTTTGAAATTATTCATCCATATTAGTTCTTAATTGCAAAAAATAATCCTTATGTTATGATTAATTGTAAAGGATGAAGAAGTTGGATAAAGAAGAAGAGATAAGGCTCATCCAGCGTTGTCTCTCAGGAGATGAGGAAGCGTTGGAGGAATTCGTGAGACATTTCCAAAAACCGCTTTTCAATCTCGCATACCGCTTATGCGGGAACAGGGATGACGCTGAGGATATCGCCCAAGAGTCGCTCGTCCGCGCCCTGGAAAATTTAAAGCTTTTCAAAGGCGAATCCTCTCTTTTCACTTGGCTCTATCGCATAACGGTTAATCTCTTTTATGATTATACGAGGAAAAAGAAAGAGTTCTCTTATGACCAAATGAGGTATGGGGATGAGGAAGATGAAGGCGGGGTAGATTTCCCCTCAGAGGAGACGGTTGAGGGAGAGATGGAGAAGAGGAATATCCAGGAAATAGTGCAGGCGGAAATCGCTAAATTGCCAACATATTATAGAACTGTCATTGTCCTTTACGATATAGAGGGATTTTCCTATGACGAAATATGCGCTATGTTGCAGAAACCCTTGGGCACTGTTAAGTCTCGTCTTAACAGAGCACGCCAACTTTTGAAGCAAAGATTGGAAAAATATCGGGAACTTTTTGAGGGATAAATATGTCTAAAGAAATGGAAATGAAATGCGAGAGAATTAGAGAGCTGTTATCGGATTACATCAACGGCGACCTTACCCAAGCGGTAAGGTCGCTTGTTGAAATCCACTTGGAGAGCTGTGCCTCTTGTCGTGCTGAGCTCGCCAAGCTGGAGAGAATGCGTTTAATACTGCGTTCTTTCCAGCCAGTGGAGCCACCCTATGGCTTCACTCAAAAGGTATTAGCGAGCTATAGGGCGAGAAGGGAAAGGGAGGTATCTCCTTTACGGCGCTTCTTACTAGGCGAATTACAGCCGAGAAGAGCTTTAGCTTATGCTATCATTTCCCTTCTCCTCGTTTTTTCTCTTTCCCTCCTCGTTCTTCTGCCACATTGGCCTAAGGCAAAACAAGCCCTATCTTTCCCTCCCTCTCCCACCCTTAAAAGAGCTCCGTCCATCATCTCAGCAAAAGGAGTTGGTAAAGTCCTCATATTGCCTCAAACACCCTACCCGAATCAACAGGGGATTTTGCGATTGGAGATTATGATTTATCCTCCCTATCGGAAGGAGAGAGTTTGGCTTAACCTTCTCCTATCGCCTGGGCTCTCCTTAGCGAACGGGAATCCTTTCCTGCCCGGTGAGAGGGAAATCTATCTGGGCACGATAGATAATCCGGTGGTGTTTGTGACGGATGTGAAGGTGATATCGGGTGGAGTGCAATGGGTGCGTGTTTCCTGTGTTAGCGATCACATTAAATGGGCTGAGGGATTTCTTTTCCTTCCACCCCCTGGTCCTCCCGTTCATTATCTCGCAATCTCCCAAAACGATGTGGATGCCCTTCAGCTCCTCGCCAATCTTGTGGAAAGATGTAAGAGACCAGTTGCATTACCAGTTGCGATTTCCGCTAGGCTGAATTTCTCCTATCAGGGAGATGCTGAGGGAGCCATCCATTATTACGCTTCCCTTCTCGGGCTAACTTCGTTAAAATATAATAGCGGTTATATCTTGGAATCGCCTTGAGAAGGGAGGCAGAAAAATGAGGAAAGCTTTTCTTTTAATCCTTTTGAGCGGGTTGCTTTTCGCTCAAATTTCCATAAAACAGATAAACTATAAAGGATGGGCGGATTCCATCTTATTGGAGAGAGGAGACACAAGATTGGTTATAGTGCCGAGCATCGGCGGAAGGATAATGGAATTCTCCCTGGAAGGTAAGAACCCCATCTGGCAGAATCCCGATGAATTTGGCAAAGTTTATCCCTTAACCAATGTTTGGCACAATTATGGTGGCTATAAGATATGGAATGCTCCCCAATCTGTTTGGGGATGGCCACCCGACCCCTTCTTGGATTACGGAATGGCGAGCGTTGAGTTGATAGATGGTGGGGTGAGGGTTTATGGGGCGCCTTCCTTAATGGCAGGAATTATGTTTATTAAGGAGATAACGATTGTTGAGAGGGGAAGGGCAAGGATAGTTGAGAGGATGAGAAACATCTCGGGAAGAGAGGTAAGATGGGGAATCTGGGAGGTTACACAGGTTGAAACCCCTTGTTTAGTTGTCTTCCCCGCTGAGAAGAATTCAAAATTTCCTGAAGGGCTTTATTTCTTTGACGAGCAATCAAGGAAAAGCAAGCAATGGAAGATAAAAGGTGGATTGGTGATTGTGAACTATTTGGGCGAGGTTGGGAAAATCGGGTTGGATTCCAAAGCGGGTTGGATGCTCTATTTAAAGGATAATCTCGCTTATGTGAAGCGCTTTCCTGTGGTTGAGGGGCAGGAGTATCCTGATGAAGGATGTAGCGTGGAGGTTTATACTAATTCAAAGGATTTGCCTTACCTGGAAATGGAGGTTTTGAGCCCCCTCGTTACTTTAAAGCCGGGCGAGGAATATTCCACCTGGGAAGAATGGTATATCAAGATTTTATCCAATCCAGTGAGGACGGAAGCTGATATCCCTTCAGCGATAAGAGAGCTCGTCCTTGCAGGAATGCTTCCCTGGGATGCCTTGAAATTCGTCCCCTAAAAATTAAGCTGGAACGAGCCCTCCCAAAGGGATAAAATAGAGATTTCCCATCATATCTCCGATGAGCATGCTCTCTTCCACTATTATGGGTGTAGAAATACAGCAGCTATCTTTTGCCAGAGCTTTTTTGTTGAGGATTTTCCCGCTATTCTTATCAACGCAGAAGAGAACATTGTTAAAAGAGACTATATAGATAATTTCTCCCTTTATAACTGGACGGGAGTTAAAGCAAGGATTTGCTAAATTGGTTTTCCAAAGAACCTTTCCCTCGGGAGAGACGCAATAAAGATTCCCTTCCATTGAGGCGATAAAAAGCCTATCCCCATCAATAACTGGAGTTGAATAGCCGAAATTCCCATCTATTTGCCAAATCAATTCCCCCTTATCGTCTAGGGCAAGGAGTCCTCCTTTCCTGGTTGAATTATCATAGGGTTGGGTAAGCAGGAGTTTATTGTTCCAGAGAAGGGGTGAACTGGTAGCGGGTGAATAATAGCGAGAGCGAGCTTGTTCCTTCTGCCAAATAATCTCGCCATTTTCAACATTTAGAAAATATAAATTCTTATCCCAAGCTCCTATTAAAAGATTCTTTCCCATTATTAAGGGGCGGGATTCAAGGTTTCCGCCTAATTTCCTTTGCCAGATTATCTCCCCCTTCTCGTTCAGGGCGAATAAATACTGGCTCGCAGGGACGAAGAGCTTGCCATCAGCAAAAGTTAAGTGACCTGATATCGGTTGAGGCAATTTTGTTTCCCAAAGCATTTTCCCGTTATTAGCATCAACGCAGCGAACGAAACCGTTGAGAAAGGGAACGAAAAGTTTCCCACCATTTAATATCGGAGAGGTTAAAATTGGTGAATCAAATCTCTTTCGCCAAGCCTCTTCCCTAACCTTTGATTTGATGGCAACGACTTCTCCAGCCCAATTGCAGGCAATGACGAGGTCATTATAGGAGAGCAAATCCGCTTGGATCGCTCCCGAGAGCCTTTTGAGGAGAAAATTATCGTTAGATTTTGTGGGAAAGGGGGTAGGCTGAGTTCTCTTTAGGGGGAAAGTGAATTTTTGATTTTGTATTTCATTGCCGCTTAAATCAAAAGTGGAAATTCCTATTGTATCGTTTTTAATTTTTATGAGCCTGAAGCAGGCATTAGCGTCCATCAAGCCCTTAGTCATAATGAAGTTAATTCCATCCACCTGCCAGGTCTGATTTGAATGCCCGTGTCCGGTTAAAATGAGGACTACATTATATGGTCGCAAAACCTCCAATAAGGCGTCCTTTCCGATGAGGAAGTTCCTTGACGGCATAATTGGATGGTGAAAGAAGATTATAATCGGCTGTTCAGAAGGGATTTTCGCGAGGGTGTTCTTCAACCAGGCGAGTTGAGATGGGTCCATTAAGCCGTATTGACTGAAGGGAAAGGAGGAATCAAGGGCAATGAAGGTGATTCCTTCGTTTGTGAAAGTATAATTGCGCTTGTAGTTTGGAAGGTATTTCTCTCCAATAAGCCAACCTGCTCCATTCCATCTGACATCGTGGTTACCCAATGTGTGATAGAAAGGGACATTTAGCGATTTAATAGCTTGGGAATAAGCTTTGAATTCTTCCTCACTGCCGAACTCGGTTACATCTCCCGTATGGATGACGAAGTCAGGTTTCTCGGGAAAGTTTTGCACCAATTGGATGAAGGAATTCAGATTTTTAAGCCCATTAGCCGTCCCTATGTGGGTATCAGTTATGTGGATGAACTGGAGGGCAAAGGCTCTGCAAATGAGAAATAAAAGAAGCAGGAGTTGCTTCATCAAAGGTTCACCTCGCAATTAGAAGCGATTTTATGGCGGAGGGTGGAATGGGAAGCTTCAAGCTTTCTCCCATAGGCAACAATTCCTCGCCTCTGCTTTCGTCTAAATTGGAGATATAGATTTTTCTGACGGGGAGGTTCAATTTTATTTCCCCTTCTCCATTTTCCCTTTCAGGCAGCCAGAAACGAATAATCCAACCATCGCCATAATCTCTCTTCTTCAAAGTTGTTAGTAGCGCTCCCTTTATCTCAACGAAGGAATGATTATTCTGTTTGAGAACTCCCTCTTGCTTTTGAAGGGAAAGGCAGAGAAAGGGATGGGAGAAGCTCCAAGCCAACTTGCTCGCCTCAAGATTTGATATTTCACCCCTCACGGGAAAGATTGCGTAGCGAAAGAGGAAATCGCCTCCTTGCGATGCCTTATAATTCGTATCCCAATGATTGTGCATTAGGTAGGAAAAAAGAGTGGCTTTATTGAGCTTAAGTTCATTTAACCAGAATTCATGTATCGGTTTCCCTAAAGAGATGAGAGGTGCATCCTCACTGCACCAGATGATTGCCCAAGTTTTGCTATAGAATCCAACCCATTTGTGTATAGTGAACCAATTTTTACACGCTTGAGGAAATTGCTCCTTCTCTGGCTCAATCACGCAGGTGGGATATTCAAGTTTAATCTTCGGGTTTTCAAGGGAAAATGGGAAGGACAAGAGAACCGATTCTTTATCAAGCGTTTCCTCCTTGTTTATCTCCACAAATAAATCCATTCTCTTTATATCCTTGTAAAGCCTGAGACGAAGGGAGAAGAGGGGGGTTTTATAGGCTGAAGAGGAGAAGCGGATATCGGCGAAAATCGGTCCCATATTCTCCACCCATATTTTTCCGTGTTCCAGAGAATGGAACGTTTGCTTCCCCTCTGGACCCGATAAGTAAAGATAATCGGCGAGCCTTTTCCCTTTCTCCAACAATTCAAAATTCAACGCCTTGTCTTTTATTGAATATATCCCTTTTTCATCAAATTTAATCAAAAAGAAGGGGGTTTCCAAAATTCCCTCCGAGCTTTTGAAGGTAATGGGAGTGGAAGAGGGTTTTGTTTTAACAATCTTGATTTTCTTATATCCCAGAGGTGGGACATCCTTAACGAAGAAAAGGACATCCTTTCCTTCTCTTTGCCAGGGGATTTCCTTCTCGCCATCGTAAAGAGCGAACTCCTTATAAGGAATCTCCACTCTGGCTATATCGGAACGAGAGAAGGAGAGGGGATTGAATACGAGGATTGATTCCTCATCGCTATCTACGAGCGTTGAGAAGTTCCTAATCGCTTCGTCCCTTAATTCCTTCGCCTCCTCTAAAGCTTTATGGGCGAAGGAAGCTTTTATTTCCCATTGTCGGAGCGTTGTCTCGGCATTGGGGTCGGAAACGCTACACCAGGCTCCCCAGGTATGCTCATCAAAGAGGAGGATATTTCGCCAGAGTTCCTTGAATTTCTGCTTTGGATACTCAATGGAAGGGTTGAGGAGAGAGGCGAGAGAATAAATCGTCTCCGCTTCCACCGCCCAATCCTTCGCTTTTCTGTTCATAGCTAATTCCTTAGCCGTTGAGACAGCACCATCCTCCCAATAAGCTCCCGCATCAAGTTTGTATGTGGGGATTTGGGCTTTATATTTTGCCTCAATGTACTTGAAGAAATCGCTATAAGTTGAAACGATGATTTTGGGATAGGCATATTTTGCGTTCCATTCATCTACAAGCTTCATAAAGCGCGGTTCTATTAGCTCATTATCATAAAAGGCACCATAGAGAAGGTAGGCGTCGTAGGGATAATTGCTTTGTTCCAATCCCTCAACGAGAGAGACAATCCTATTTCTGAGCACATCAAGGGATTCCAAAAGCCCTATTCCTCTTGCCAAACCGTAGCCTGGAGAAGCGAAGAAGAGGACCTTTCCTCCATCAGGACCTTCCCAGTAAAAGGGATGGGATGGATAGGGAAAACGTGCCCTATAAGTGTTTATTGCCTCAGCAAAATATTTGATTCCATATGCGTTGAGAATGCTGGGTATGGGGAAGATCGCGGAAGGGACATCTGAGAGAACGGCGGAGTCAAGTGGTAAATTTTGTAGCCGAGAAATTTGTTTGCTGAAAAGGCAAACGCGAACAAGGGATTCCGGGCTACATATACCTGTGAGCATGTTGGCATAGAGGGCTTGAAGGGAAAGCTGTCCTTTCCTCAAAAGATTTAACAACTCTTTGCCGAGTTCCGGCTCGTCTTGGAGGAAATTTTCCAATTGCCAAGCGACTTCAAGATTCCATTTGAAGTTGGGATTTCTCTTCGCTTCCTCTATCGCTATCTTCAAATTCTCGTCGTGGCGTAGGATTACATTTGTCTGGACATCCGTATAGCCTATATCTGTATGAACGCTTGGGGCAAGGAAAAGTAGCCATTTTCTCTTGGGTCTTATGTCGAGGGTAAGCAATTTGTCCTCCGCTTTTATCTTCACATCGCCTGCTAGCCCCTCCGGCAGAGGCACTTCAAAACGATTATCTCCCTCAGCTATTCTGAGGGGGATCTCTTCCCTTCTTTCCCCTTTTTCAATTGAGAGGATAATATCTCCTTCTTTACCCACATTAGATAGCCAAACTTCTAAGATTTGTCTCATTTCCTCTTTTTCCTTTACGAAAAAGGGAGTGGCTTTCGCTTTCATAGCCTTTATTTCCGGTTTATCCAATTTCAACCCCTCCTCTAAAAGGATGGCATCGTAAAGAAGCCAGCTCCCTCTTGCATTTTCTATTCGTATCTCGTTTTCCCCAATACGAAAATCCTGCGGATTTAGGGGGAAAGAAGCGACCCAATTTTCTCCTTTTTGGGGGTCTGTAAGGGAGGTATCTCCTCCACCGGGTGGAAGCTGGCTTTGAGAGATTTTCTTATCGTTAAGATAAACTGCGATGAGCGGTGGACCGGAGTAATGGGTATTGACTAGATAGAGATTCAGACGGATGATGGGTTGGGGTATGTGGTCAAGGGTGAAAATAATTCGGAATGTATGTGGCTTGGCTCCAGCCCAAAAATCGGCTGGACCAGGATGAATGTAGGGGAAATCCTTATTTTCTACACTGGAACCTATTTTGAAGACTGGGTCGTTCGGGAATAAGGTTGGGTAGAGGGAATAATTCCCTGCTATGGCGAATTCATCATAAGAGGAATTAGGCTTCCCGATTTGGAAAACGACAGAAGGGAAAGCGCTGGCAAAGGCAAGGAGAGCAATGAGAAAGCGAGCCCAATTCATATCAATATGATGATAGAGGCAAAGATATGTTAAAGCAAGAAAATTTCAAATAAAATTGGTCACACCTTGTAGGGTTTAAAGGTTTTCAGAGTAATACGGAAGACAAGGAGATGAAATTAATTAGAAGAATTAGGAGCAGTTAACGCTTAAAAATATACCAATAGACGAGAGAGCTCTCGTAAGGAACCAGCGCAATCTTGCTTAAAATAAAAAAGAGATTGCAGAGCTATCGCTCGCAACGACAAGGAGCTGGAGTTATTGTGATGCTTTCCGTAGGAAAAGCATCACAATCTCGTTTTCAGAATCAGAGGATTTAAATCTGCTAATATTTACTTGATTAAAGGGGATTTGGCTTTGTAGAATTATTTCAGTGAGTCGTGAGAATAAAAGGGAAGGAGAGGAAGCAAATGAACAAGACGTTTTTCACTTTCCTTTTTTTCCTTATCTCTTCCTTTGCTATTATGAATGTAAACGGTGGAGAGAAAGCGCCTAAAATCCACGCCTTGGTTGACATCGCACACGAATTCACCTTCTATTTCGATGGCAGATTTGGAAATGCCTATCTTAAACCGATTGGCGGGATAGATGCCCGATGCTGGTCGGTTCTAAGCGCCGCTGACCTAAGCAACATCAATCTTCTCGTCATTCCCCAGGGGAATACCCCCTGCCCTTACACTGCGGATGACCTCAAAGCTGTCCTCAGATTCGTTAGGGAAGAGGGCGGGGGACTTTTGATGATTGGAAATTACGGAATCTTTAAAGGGGAGAATGAGTTCAAATTGAACCAATTGGCTAAGAGATTTGGCATAGAGTTCGTTAGGGATAAGCCCAAGGGAAAGCTCAGGATTTTGGCGAACGAGATAATAAAAAAGGAGGTAAGCGAGGTGCAGGGGCAGGCGAGCGGTGTCTTGCACTGGAGGGAGGGCTTGCCTTGGAGGAAGTTGGTGGTAGATGAGGAGGGAAGGGCAGTGGTGGCGGTAAGGGAGTTTGGCAAGGGAAGGGTTTGTGCCATACACGGAAGCGGTTTGATGGGCGATAAGCCCAAGGACGGGGAGGCGATGAATTCAAAATGGCTGTGTCCTCTCATTCAATGGTTGTCGGCTAATAAAACAATTGACCCCGCGAAGCCTCCAAAAGGAACCTCTCCCGAGAAGGAAAAGATAGTGGAAGGTGGCTTAAAGGTTCAATATTCCGCCTATCTGGAATCCTACGCGGATGAAATAGTGAAGCTTTATTTTCAGGTAGCTGAGCAATTGAGGGAGATAATGGGTGTTCCCCTTGCGGAAGGGATGAACACGACCCTAATTTTGCTTCCCACGGGTGGTGGAGGTTTTTCCAGTGGGGTTGCACTGGGGATAGGGGTTTGGTGGGGAGGCTTCCCGGAGAATCCCTACTATATGATTGAACTGATTGGTCATGAGGCGACGCATTCCTGGGTTCTTCCCTTTCCAGAGCCTATGTGGAATGAAGGGATAGCCACATACATGGGTATTGAGGTGGGCAAAAGGTTGGGATATGTAAAGGAGGCGGAGGAGAGCAGGAGGGGTTGGGCGTCCGCTTGCGAGAAAATAGACCCAAATTACGATAAGATAGACATCTCCCAGCCCGAACAGCCTGGTTTTCACGAAGTTTATATGGCTAAACCCATGTGGATTTGGGATAGATTGAGGGAGAAGTATGGAGATGAAATCATTGCCCGCTACTTCCAGACGAAGAGGAAATTGATAAAGGAGGGAAAGCTGAAAAGCTATACGGCAGATGATTGCGTGGCTGTTTTGAGCATAGCTGCGGGCGAGGATTTGTTTGATTGGTTCAACAGTTTGGGTATAAAGGTCTCTCGGGAAAAGGCTTCCATCAAATTCGAAAAATGATTAAAAAGCATGTAGAATTTCTTCAATTTCTACACTCATCCGAAGAGACCGCAAGAGAACGGCTATATGGAAATATTCCAGAGAACTATCCAAGAATATTTCATAGATGTATACCCGCTGGGCTCAACGGATATTGATGAATTTAATAACCAAAAGAGTCTCAAATGGTCTGGGATTATACAATGAAGTTGACTGGGGTGTTTCTTTGTTATAAAATAAGGAAGATATATCCACGATAAAAAGGTATCTATAAATTAGTAAATGCCATAAAATGTTTGTGGATATTTTTAATAATTGGAGAGGAGCAATCCTTTTAAAAGGGGATAGAACTCTCTCTGATATCTTTGCTCTTTCTTCAAAGGTTTTAAGGGAGCTCCAAGAGTCAAAAATGCTTGGAGCTCCTTCTTTTATGAGAGTGGATGAGAAGAGGTGGTGCCAAGCAAGTGTTTAGAAAGGAGGGAGGGGCTTTTGCCCCCGCTTCTCCCTCGCCGGAAAGACCGGAGGAAGCAATGGGGGTAAAACAACAACTAAAAGGAGGTGTTGAGAAGGATGTGGAGAATAAGGAAAGGGTTTACATTGATTGAATTGTTGGTGGTCATAGCTATCATCGCCATTCTCGCCGCCATTCTCTTTCCTGTATTTTCCAGAGCTAGGGAAAATGCAAGGAAGGCGCAATGTATGTCCAATATGAGGCAGATATCTATGGGCTATATGATGTATCTTCAGGATTGGGATGAGCGATTTATCTCGGAGTGGTTATGTGGTTGCTTTGATACGAGACGAGGCAACGCCAAGGCTTGTGCGAACTACGACCCTGACAGCCCCACAGGAGTTTCCTGTATCTGGGGTTGGGACCGCAAGATTGAACCCTATATAAAGAACAAGAAGCTTTTCGTTTGCCCAAGTGATGTGCTTATGGCCAGCGGACAAACTGCTTGTACAAATTGCAGGTTCAATAGCCAGCAGGACACGAGCTATGGTCTCAACGAGCATGTAGTTTGTCCACCTGGAGCGAAATGCCATGGAGGAACGACTTTAGCAGCTATTCGCAATCCCGCTGATGTGATAATTATCGGGGAAACGAAAGGTTGGCATAGGGTGGACCAGCCCTGGAACGGAGGCGACCCAAATTTGGTGGATGTGATTCAAGACATAACTGGGATGTGCGATGTTGAGAGGCATCAAGGAGGAGCTAATTATGTCTTTGCTGATGGGCATGTGAAGTGGCTGATGCCGAACGCTACCCTGACGCCAAAGAACCTCTGGAATAATCAATAAAAGTGTAAGGGGGTGGAGCTCCTCATGGAGCTCCACCCCCGATAAGTTTATAGCTATAAATTCTTTGATGAAAGTCAATAGTGAGGATGAGAAATCGAAAATAATTGCAAATGTTAAGAGTAACTAGTATAATAAGCAAAATCAGAAAAAGGAGGGAGCAAGATGAGGAATATACCTGTGATGTTTCTTATGATGGTTGCCTGTGCCTTTTTGCTGGCGGATAACTGGAAGAGCGTTCTCGTGGCTATCACGCCGGAGGAACGCAAGGCTGAGGTGGCTGAGAAGGAAGCGAGAGTGCAGAAGTTCCTCGCTGAGCACAACCTTTCTGCCCTCTTAATTCAAGCGAAAAACAACTTCGCTTGGATAACGGGTGGTTGCGATAGCGAGATAGTTATAACCGATAGCGGTGGATGCGCAGCCCTTTTGATTAGAAAGGATGGGCAGAAATATCTCATCGCCAACAACATAGAGGGGCAGAGGTTCATGTTCGAGCAGGGACTTGCGGATTTGGGCTATAAGTGGGTTAGGTTTGAGTGGCCTAAGGAAAGGATTGACCCCTCTACATTGAGCAAGATTGTTAAGAGGATGTCCTTGGGCGGAACCGTTGGCTCCGACCTCCCTCTTGAGGGAACGGTAAATGTGGCGGAGGAGCTGAAGAAGATAAGAGTTCCTCTCACGCAAGCGGAGATAAAGAAATACCGCTGGCTCGGCAAGCAATGCGGAAGAATAATCGGTGATATCTGCCGTGATATCAAGCCCGGTATGACGGAGATGGACATCGCTGCCCTTGCCGACTGGTATTTCAGGAGGGAAGGGATTAAGGTTACGGTGCTTCTCATTGGCACTGATGAGAGGATGTGGCAATATAGACATCTTCCTCCAACGGAGAAGAAGCTGAATAAGTACGCCCTTATTAACATCTGTGCGGAGAAGTGGGGATTGATAATCGCCGTCTCCCGCTTGGTTCACTTCGGTCCACTAACCGATGAGTTGAAAAAGAAGATAAGAGCCTGTGCCTATGTTGATGCGACTTTGATAGATGCGAGCCGTCCCGGCGCAACACTGGGCGAAATTTTCCAGAAAGGGATGCAGGCTTATGCTGAGATGGGATTCCCCGGAGAATGGAGGAATCATCACCAGGGCGGAACGATTGGCTATGATGGAAGAGACCAATTTGCCTTTCCTCATTCTCCCGTGAAATTGATGGTTGGCAGCGCCTGTGCTTGGAATCCCACGATAAGGGGAGTGAAGGTTGAGGATACCATATTGATAACGGAGAATGGACCGGAAATCATAACTCCCACTCCCAACTGGCCAATGATTGAAGTTACGGTTAACGGCAGGAAATATCTGAGACCGGATATATTGGTGAGGTGATGAAGACATGAGGAGGTTTCTTCTGCTCTTCACTGCTTTTGTCATCGCTTTAACGCTGACGGGGTGCGGAAAAAAGAAAAAGGAGGAGACAACCGCTCCCACTAGGGTAAAGGGCGAGAAGACTTATGTCTTTGCCCTTGTCCCCAAATCGGTTGGCAGCCCTTACTGGTCCGCTTGCGAGGAAGGGATGAAGGAAGCTTGCAAGGAGTTGGGCGTTGAAGGGTATTTCGTTGGACCTGAGACGACGGATGTGGAGAAGCAGATAAGGATAATAGAGGATTTCGTTTCCAAGAAGGTGGATGGAATAGCCATCTCACCTAACGACCCCACCGCCATCACTCCCGTCATAGATAAGATTCTATCCCAGGGGATTCCCGTGATAACCTTTGATTCCGACGCGCCGAAGAGCAAACGACTTTGCTACATTGGAACCGATAACTACAAGGCTGGTTATGCTGCTGGGGAGGAGATGATAAAAGTTTTGGGCGGGAAAGGGGAGATAGCTATAATGACGGGGAGCCTTGGTGCCTACAATTTGAATGAGAGGATTAGGGGTTTCAGGGATGCGATAAAGAAGGCGCCAGGGATAAAGGAAGTAACTCTTCAAGCTAACAATGACGATGAGGAGCTATGTTTCTCTCAGGCGGAGAATGTTTTGCAGGCTCATCCCAACCTCGCTGGTTTCTTCGGAGTTAGCGGAACGGGAGGTCCCGGCTCAGCAAGAGCTGTTAAAGCAGCGGGCAAAGTAGGGAAAGTAAAAATAGTTTGCTTTGATACAGTTCCCATGACCGTTCAATTCATAAAGGAAGGTGTTATCCAAGCTACAATCGCCCAGAAGCCAAAGCAGATGGGATATCTTGCGGTCAAGACCTTGTATCAGTTGGCGAAGTCGGGTAAGCTGGAAAAGCTCCCGGATATTGATAC from bacterium includes these protein-coding regions:
- a CDS encoding DUF4380 domain-containing protein; amino-acid sequence: MRKAFLLILLSGLLFAQISIKQINYKGWADSILLERGDTRLVIVPSIGGRIMEFSLEGKNPIWQNPDEFGKVYPLTNVWHNYGGYKIWNAPQSVWGWPPDPFLDYGMASVELIDGGVRVYGAPSLMAGIMFIKEITIVERGRARIVERMRNISGREVRWGIWEVTQVETPCLVVFPAEKNSKFPEGLYFFDEQSRKSKQWKIKGGLVIVNYLGEVGKIGLDSKAGWMLYLKDNLAYVKRFPVVEGQEYPDEGCSVEVYTNSKDLPYLEMEVLSPLVTLKPGEEYSTWEEWYIKILSNPVRTEADIPSAIRELVLAGMLPWDALKFVP
- a CDS encoding transposase family protein; amino-acid sequence: MKCVQTDNGSEFVGEFEDFLRNKGIIHFYTHPKRPQENGYVERFQRTIQEYFID
- a CDS encoding PQQ-binding-like beta-propeller repeat protein translates to MKQLLLLLFLICRAFALQFIHITDTHIGTANGLKNLNSFIQLVQNFPEKPDFVIHTGDVTEFGSEEEFKAYSQAIKSLNVPFYHTLGNHDVRWNGAGWLIGEKYLPNYKRNYTFTNEGITFIALDSSFPFSQYGLMDPSQLAWLKNTLAKIPSEQPIIIFFHHPIMPSRNFLIGKDALLEVLRPYNVVLILTGHGHSNQTWQVDGINFIMTKGLMDANACFRLIKIKNDTIGISTFDLSGNEIQNQKFTFPLKRTQPTPFPTKSNDNFLLKRLSGAIQADLLSYNDLVIACNWAGEVVAIKSKVREEAWRKRFDSPILTSPILNGGKLFVPFLNGFVRCVDANNGKMLWETKLPQPISGHLTFADGKLFVPASQYLFALNEKGEIIWQRKLGGNLESRPLIMGKNLLIGAWDKNLYFLNVENGEIIWQKEQARSRYYSPATSSPLLWNNKLLLTQPYDNSTRKGGLLALDDKGELIWQIDGNFGYSTPVIDGDRLFIASMEGNLYCVSPEGKVLWKTNLANPCFNSRPVIKGEIIYIVSFNNVLFCVDKNSGKILNKKALAKDSCCISTPIIVEESMLIGDMMGNLYFIPLGGLVPA
- a CDS encoding DUF1559 domain-containing protein; amino-acid sequence: MRKGFTLIELLVVIAIIAILAAILFPVFSRARENARKAQCMSNMRQISMGYMMYLQDWDERFISEWLCGCFDTRRGNAKACANYDPDSPTGVSCIWGWDRKIEPYIKNKKLFVCPSDVLMASGQTACTNCRFNSQQDTSYGLNEHVVCPPGAKCHGGTTLAAIRNPADVIIIGETKGWHRVDQPWNGGDPNLVDVIQDITGMCDVERHQGGANYVFADGHVKWLMPNATLTPKNLWNNQ
- a CDS encoding sigma-70 family RNA polymerase sigma factor — protein: MKKLDKEEEIRLIQRCLSGDEEALEEFVRHFQKPLFNLAYRLCGNRDDAEDIAQESLVRALENLKLFKGESSLFTWLYRITVNLFYDYTRKKKEFSYDQMRYGDEEDEGGVDFPSEETVEGEMEKRNIQEIVQAEIAKLPTYYRTVIVLYDIEGFSYDEICAMLQKPLGTVKSRLNRARQLLKQRLEKYRELFEG
- a CDS encoding zf-HC2 domain-containing protein; this encodes MSKEMEMKCERIRELLSDYINGDLTQAVRSLVEIHLESCASCRAELAKLERMRLILRSFQPVEPPYGFTQKVLASYRARREREVSPLRRFLLGELQPRRALAYAIISLLLVFSLSLLVLLPHWPKAKQALSFPPSPTLKRAPSIISAKGVGKVLILPQTPYPNQQGILRLEIMIYPPYRKERVWLNLLLSPGLSLANGNPFLPGEREIYLGTIDNPVVFVTDVKVISGGVQWVRVSCVSDHIKWAEGFLFLPPPGPPVHYLAISQNDVDALQLLANLVERCKRPVALPVAISARLNFSYQGDAEGAIHYYASLLGLTSLKYNSGYILESP